In the genome of Aspergillus flavus chromosome 8, complete sequence, one region contains:
- a CDS encoding RNA polymerase Rpb1 C-terminal repeat domain protein, which produces MAGAKKGKGKSGSKKNNKKSKAQEESEIQTPPPAAPDVTIPEPQSEEQQQQEQQPVEQQPVEQQSQEPQLAESQLQEQQQPEQPSDQAVEQITDQQLDQPTEQTSEQQPEQPIDQLSEQTTDQPLDQPPAEQADQQLPDQQAEPLQDPSSEPLQEQPLEQELQDQPPLDQQLQDQPPLDQQLQDQQPDLQLQEEQPEQQLQEQEQQLQLQPEEAIEAEPQQPEAPVEAPVEALVENPVENPVENPVENPVENPVENPVENPVEVESPSAPEVAPEVAAEVVPEIATESIPETELAPAQEVEQEQLQPTTEEVSTAPTPEQQPQPPTNPEEDGSAQVTAPDLSSSQQLDASDVQRDPEVPQELHQEELGAAEHPVEKATETTPENIDVSREQVVEPPEPTPVTAPQTPLFSTDPTTASVETPSATETQFVEFASPTKTDAPEIESHTATVSDPSFEAVEAAPTSPTRQTTPPVSKPASPVPKNASPTPRAVSPAPRDAAPTPKAASPAPKPASPVPQAAPPMAETVSSMQEAELPAEVIPPAPTPPPVASVYQEPPSTLQHPSPVQKMASPVSKAASPFQKVASPVQKSASPKVTSPLARHAYMSPMISPHATPHATPPVQPAMAPMHHMPPPSTAPSVASYATAYSPVMTTAGFMPQYAFYPPGMQPTPRGSMEPSTATAYQHLRDLTYANGNGFFAPQNGHHNGHNGHHKGMMSPPEHPVEEPIELLQRIQDAIPDINRLLGSYRNTKSKLQAREAEFQQMKTQHEQDLMHKDFYIEALQTQMRKTANEAAEESTKLKNTINELRMELGNLDEKRKDLEEKLEESERSNEELTRNKHDLEEEVRTLNTSMKEAQEAHEKECERREQEKVDALATQKREMTESFEEIKAEDEKAAAEALAAREKELLDQQEAMKNDYEDQKRQMQEAHDTLQSNFDDKVNELDSTKTDLENKHKELEETRVQHANEVELLNNTHADHVADMERRWADERGELEQRITDKCDELAHCEREKQKVEEDNVVKEQQLQAASDGMRLTIDNLGKDCDRLRKTLHSLGEATDLKSTKGDPFFLDCFGQLSRLIVSLSKEHFAYLPIDPPKDVLSKIPQELPSFLDNTPASRELRSAYVQHIITKTLTYRIFHPFLFTLGKRYGKADTFFQMLSMDIRRKSVRREAFWRQQTLKAAYTTSDAKQSINVVAAVIVDEIIDHLKHFADPKHMDTLHTSVRKIVKLAAETWRLARVERELIMASFPAPDSEGTSNETWEEYGTPKEGCVGSKEDPTRHVILRTFPRIIREAAHEDFAEDEEKALSCTYTQGSVLYSDSPVVMARRQELARRSMDSLVGGEERPRSESRGSTPNSPRRGKASFDTL; this is translated from the exons ATGGCCGGagccaagaaaggaaagggcaAGTCCGGTAgcaaaaaaaataataagaagtCAAAGGCCCAAGAGGAGTCAGAGATTCAAACACCTCCACCTGCTGCACCTGATGTTACTATTCCTGAACCACAATCAGaggaacaacaacagcaggaaCAACAACCTGTTGAACAACAACCTGTTGAACAACAATCTCAGGAGCCACAGCTAGCTGAATCACAGCTgcaagaacaacaacaacccgaACAGCCATCTGATCAAGCAGTGGAGCAAATAACTGACCAACAACTTGACCAACCCACAGAGCAGACCTCAGAGCAACAGCCTGAGCAACCAATAGACCAACTCTCCGAGCAAACAACAGATCAACCCCTAGACCAACCCCCAGCAGAGCAAGCAGATCAACAGCTCCCAGACCAGCAAGCAGAGCCACTGCAAGATCCATCATCGGAGCCACTGCAAGAGCAACCACTTGAGCAAGAGCTGCAAGACCAGCCGCCCCTTGACCAACAGTTGCAAGATCAACCACCCCTTGACCAACAGCTGCAAGATCAACAACCTGATCTACAGTTGCAAGAGGAACAGCCAGAGCAACAGCTGCAAGAACAGGAACAGCAACTGCAACTACAGCCAGAAGAAGCAATCGAAGCCGAGCCCCAACAACCAGAGGCTCCAGTGGAAGCTCCAGTAGAAGCCCTAGTGGAAAACCCAGTGGAAAACCCAGTGGAAAACCCAGTGGAAAACCCAGTGGAAAACCCAGTGGAAAACCCAGTGGAAAACCCAGTGGAAGTTGAGTCACCGTCAGCACCAGAAGTTGCACCTGAAGTCGCAGCCGAAGTTGTACCAGAAATTGCCACAGAGTCAATCCCAGAGACAGAGCTGGCGCCAGCACAAGAAGTGGAGCAGGAACAACTACAGCCCACTACTGAGGAAGTTTCAACAGCCCCTACACCTGAGCAACAACCTCAACCACCGACCAATCCTGAAGAGGATGGTTCTGCCCAAGTGACTGCCCCCGACCTCTCCTCAAGTCAGCAGCTAGACGCGAGTGATGTCCAGCGGGACCCCGAAGTGCCTCAAGAATTACACCAAGAGGAACTAGGAGCAGCAGAACATCCAGTTGAGAAGGCCACTGAAACGACTCCGGAGAATATCGACGTATCGAGGGAACAAGTTGTCGAACCACCGGAGCCCACCCCAGTGACAGCACCACAGACCCCATTGTTCTCGACGGACCCAACCACGGCATCCGTAGAGACCCCATCTGCTACGGAGACTCAATTCGTTGAGTTTGCATCTCCCACAAAGACCGACGCGCCAGAGATTGAGTCACACACAGCTACTGTATCTGACCCCTCCTTTGAGGCAGTTGAGGCAGCACCTACTTCCCCCACCCGCCAAACTACCCCACCTGTGTCCAAGCCAGCTTCTCCTGTGCCAAAGAACGCTTCCCCCACACCTAGGGCTGTTTCACCTGCGCCTAGGGACGCTGCACCTACACCCAAGGCCGCTTCACCAGCTCCTAAGCCTGCTTCACCTGTACCTCAGGCAGCCCCACCTATGGCTGAAACTGTTTCGTCGATGCAGGAAGCCGAGCTTCCTGCGGAAGTCATTCCACCCGCACCAACACCCCCGCCGGTCGCTTCTGTATATCAAGAACCTCCGTCCACGCTACAGCATCCTTCACCAGTCCAGAAGATGGCCTCTCCTGTATCAAAGGCAGCATCGCCATTCCAGAAGGTTGCCTCCCCTGTCCAGAAATCCGCGTCGCCAAAAGTTACCAGCCCCCTCGCCCGCCACGCTTATATGTCACCGATGATATCCCCGCACGCTACGCCACACGCTACGCCGCCAGTACAGCCGGCAATGGCTCCTATGCACCATATGCCTCCTCCGAGTACTGCTCCTAGCGTAGCTAGCTATGCTACAGCTTATTCCCCCGTCATGACCACTGCTGGGTTTATGCCCCAGTATGCCTTCTATCCCCCGGGCATGCAACCCACCCCCCGGGGCTCTATGGAGCCCAGCACCGCGACAGCCTACCAGCATTTGCGCGATCTGACTTATGCCAACGGGAATGGATTCTTCGCCCCTCAGAACGGACATCACAATGGCCATAACGGTCACCATAAGGGAATGATGTCGCCTCCGGAGCACCCCGTCGAAGAACCAATTGAACTTCTGCAGAGAATCCAAGATGCCATCCCAGACATCAACCGCTTGTTGGGCAGTTACAGGAATACGAAAAGCAAGCTGCAAGCCCGCGAAGCTGAGTTTCAACAGATGAAGACCCAGCATGAGCAGGATTTGATGCACAAGGACTTCTACATTGAAGCTCTTCAGACGCAAATGAGGAAAACTGCCAACGAGGCGGCGGAAGAGTCCACCAAACTGAAGAACACGATCAACGAGCTCCGCATGGAGCTTGGAAATCTTGACGAGAAGCGGAAGGACCTtgaggagaagctggaggaaTCCGAGAGGTCGAACGAGGAGCTGACGCGGAACAAACATGACCTCGAAGAGGAAGTCAGGACGCTTAACACCAGCATGAAAGAAGCCCAAGAGGCTCATGAGAAGGAATGTGAGAGGCGCGAACAAGAGAAGGTGGACGCTCTTGCGACTCAGAAACGGGAAATGACCGAATCTTTCGAAGAGATCAAGGCCGAGGATGaaaaagcagcagcagaagcttTGGCTGCTCGCGAGAAAGAGTTGCTTGACCAGCAAGAAGCAATGAAGAATGATTACGAAGATCAGAAGCGACAGATGCAAGAAGCACACGACACGTTGCAGTCGAACTTCGATGACAAGGTGAACGAATTAGACTCCACCAAGACCGATCTCGAGAACAAGCACAAGGAGCTCGAGGAGACTCGTGTGCAACATGCCAATGAAGTTGAACTCCTCAACAACACCCATGCGGACCATGTGGCTGACATGGAGAGGCGCTGGGCCGATGAGAGGGGCGAACTGGAGCAGCGCATCACGGACAAGTGCGATGAACTCGCCCACTGTGAGCGCGAAAAGCaaaaggtggaagaggataATGTCGTCAAGGAGCAACAACTACAGGCAGCATCTGACGGCATGCGCCTCACCATTGATAATTTGGGCAAAGACTGCGATAGGTTGAGAAAGACCCTTCACAGCCTTGGAGAAGCCACTGACCTCAAGAGCACGAAGGGAGATCCATTCTT TTTGGACTGCTTCGGCCAGCTTTCTCGTCTTATTGTTTCCTTGTCTAAGGAGCACTTTGCGTACCTTCCAATCGATCCTCCCAAGGATGTACTGTCCAAGATACCTCAGGAGCTACCGTCCTTCCTTGATAATACCCCGGCATCGCGTGAACTGCGCTCCGCATACGTTCAACATATCATCACGAAGACTTTGACTTACCGAATCTTCCATCCGTTCCTTTTCACCTTGGGCAAGAGATACGGGAAAGCGGATACTTTCTTCCAGATGCTCTCGATGGACATTCGACGCAAGTCTGTGAGACGTGAAGCCTTCTGGAGGCAACAGACGCTGAAAGCTGCGTACACGACATCCGATGCCAAGCAGTCGATCAACGTTGTGGCCGCTGTGATCGTTGACGAGATCATCGACCACCTCAAGCACTTCGCCGACCCTAAACACATGGATACCCTTCATACAAGCGTGCGGAAGATTGTCAAGTTGGCCGCTGAGACGTGGAGACTTGCTCGTGTCGAACGGGAACTCATCATGGCCTCTTTCCCCGCGCCCGACTCAGAAGGCACCTCGAATGAGACCTGGGAGGAATATGGAACCCCGAAAGAAGGCTGTGTCGGCTCCAAGGAGGACCCCACTCGTCACGTCATTCTCCGGACTTTCCCTCGCATAATTCGGGAGGCAGCACATGAAGATTTTGCAGAAGACGAGGAGAAAGCCCTCTCCTGTACTTATACTCAAGGCAGTGTTTTGTACTCCGACTCCCCTGTGGTTATGGCTCGACGCCAAGAGCTGGCAAGGCGGTCCATGGACTCCCTAgtcggtggagaagaaaggccTCGAAGCGAGTCGAGAGGCTCTACACCCAACTCCCCCAGGCGAGGTAAAGCAAGCTTCGATACCCTGTAG
- a CDS encoding putative C2H2 finger domain protein, which translates to MSTLSPQFVPNDSPNPAKLNDASFPDPYLSAQLDPEVASFRSSAIRLTPVSGEDHGSRDASSSPIGSHVHSDSPRDEAHPASYSEYLSPTDDLSSEMSVHTSPTADYLSAAFSTDLSPDSNSWQYDGGLHPGMRSTALDPNELNSAQMIMDPSQLLTPNLTNKSSLSSETTSIKNQTGPVALQNQPQALTLITGPPDECLDVPGDLGSPRARSPIVKIESFSRGDSPVRDMRRPSHSSTHLSPGGPSSESDEEAGVDNGKYLGSVQSVSRGHDGSWIPNAATGHAGVDPTSRKNVYVPSPNELELRRQLDEKNEDIRSWSASVSVANSENGDDPTPHRGRKHTGNRRRAKSAGDPSLQQDYFNLKVALIPGPGVLVTENSEEEYSDHESEIEGTGSETPAASVNEARWVLGEEEIQLSPEGEEPSPHQFLGRPPWRDLAPVPSPDMARTQPASSTAAMVEYERRVRDLDNVSRAATWGTRDVDINSLLGGGGSFENLAISNDKSRKHERRSSLRKLLHRKSSNNLKPPNNLKRHLSDLSISLPGSDDHSKGDENKSSHQRKNSFPHRKLSLGLSPRSPRSSRSPSLSTGGAVIAIAGQMAAIGGKDTLRVASPSSTSNPWPSLKVRGRSRSEIPRPSTPGLIDLMTSHGGPPVANIAYSHLQPEPRSAPPNQSRLGHGTSDGDENDDNVPDERGLVMDLSVQSRLPVPTLEGFRTQIAQLNPRLQPALLDRFANEQVRRYKKLVENKFTHTCAVSEKGCASGKFCFAQGGEALLLTPRAGPQDSETPHTQFQIPGHGEAGDDSPALGESAVTAAQFPPGVPLPPVKRLPAEFECPICFQVKKFQKPSDWTKHVHEDVQPFTCTFAHCSEPKSFKRKADWVRHESERHRQLEWWTCSEPDCNHTCFRKDNFVQHLVREHKMPEPKVKKTKAKGLSKHPVDPNSPEVLAEIQREREIEQLWNLVEQCRHDNPKGPKDEPCRFCGNVCSSWKKLTVHLAKHMEQIAMPVLALVNERDLSSNLGPGSTGKGDLGSEPESISRETTNFAPNLNGVQARADMSIGYTQATYPGHDVGQSDGLGVPFSSTGVPHFTTMSGAFISAEPEPMDAYDEYSVQVGLQPGGPMDQSRLMPMHQNSVTYPPPFNAGPRPRVSNQDMSVLQESYNFSMSPTEMQPTYDPQYMSSTGENGYVCQGTVAPTMPFTAPEAYPNQL; encoded by the coding sequence ATGTCAACGCTATCGCCTCAGTTCGTCCCGAACGACTCGCCCAATCCCGCAAAACTTAATGACGCTTCCTTTCCCGACCCTTATCTCTCGGCCCAGCTAGATCCGGAGGTAGCATCTTTCAGATCATCTGCAATCAGATTGACCCCTGTGAGCGGCGAAGATCATGGCTCGCGCGatgcttcctcttcccctATAGGTTCCCATGTGCACAGTGACTCGCCCCGCGATGAGGCACATCCGGCTTCTTATTCTGAATACCTTAGCCCCACGGACGACCTCTCCAGTGAGATGAGCGTTCATACATCGCCAACCGCCGATTACCTGTCGGCAGCCTTCAGTACAGACCTATCCCCAGACTCGAATAGTTGGCAGTATGACGGGGGTTTACATCCAGGGATGCGCAGCACTGCATTAGACCCGAACGAGTTGAACTCTGCACAGATGATCATGGATCCCTCTCAGCTACTTACTCCGAATCTGACCAACAAATCAAGCCTCTCTTCTGAGACAACCAGTATCAAAAATCAGACTGGTCCTGTTGCCTTGCAGAACCAACCGCAGGCACTCACTTTGATCACTGGTCCCCCCGATGAATGTCTGGATGTGCCCGGCGACCTCGGCTCGCCCAGGGCCAGAAGCCCAATTGTCAAAATTGAAAGTTTTTCCCGGGGTGATTCGCCAGTCAGAGATATGCGGCGACCAAGTCATTCGTCAACACACCTTTCCCCCGGCGGGCCATCTAGCGAATCCGACGAGGAAGCAGGTGTGGACAATGGCAAATATCTTGGATCTGTCCAGTCTGTCTCGCGAGGACATGATGGATCCTGGATTCCAAACGCAGCTACTGGCCACGCTGGTGTGGACCCCACGTCCCGGAAAAATGTTTACGTGCCGAGCCCGAATGAGCTGGAGCTGCGACGACAGttggatgagaagaatgaagatatTCGATCTTGGTCGGCCTCAGTCAGTGTGGCGAATAGTGAGAATGGCGATGACCCAACCCCACACAGGGGCCGCAAGCACACAGGTAACCGACGCAGAGCGAAGAGCGCTGGCGACCCTTCGCTCCAGCAAGATTACTTCAACTTGAAAGTTGCTCTCATCCCTGGACCAGGCGTACTCGTCACTGAGAACAGTGAAGAGGAATACAGCGATCATGAATCAGAAATCGAGGGAACTGGCTCGGAAACCCCGGCCGCCAGTGTGAATGAGGCGAGATGGGttctgggagaagaggaaatccAACTCAGTCCTGAAGGTGAAGAACCATCACCGCATCAGTTCCTGGGACGACCTCCGTGGCGAGATCTCGCGCCGGTCCCTTCTCCGGACATGGCCCGCACGCAGCCTGCAAGCTCAACTGCGGCCATGGTCGAGTATGAGAGACGTGTGAGGGACTTGGATAATGTTTCGCGCGCGGCAACCTGGGGCACCCGCGACGTCGATATCAACAGTCTCCTCGGTGGGGGGGGTTCCTTCGAAAATTTGGCTATCAGCAACGACAAAAGCAGGAAACACGAGCGGCGGAGCAGTCTCCGCAAGTTGTTGCACAGGAAATCGTCCAACAATCTCAAACCACCTAACAATCTCAAGCGGCATCTGTCTGATCTCTCTATCTCGCTACCCGGCTCTGATGACCACAGCAAGGGCGACGAAAATAAAAGCTCCCATCAAAGGAAGAACAGTTTCCCGCATCGTAAACTGAGCCTTGGCCTTTCACCTAGATCGCCTAGATCTTCCAGGTCACCCAGTTTGAGCACTGGCGGTGCCGTTATTGCCATAGCCGGGCAAATGGCCGCCATTGGTGGAAAAGATACCCTTCGGGTGGCATCCCCAAGCTCCACAAGCAACCCTTGGCCTTCGCTCAAGGTCCGTGGGCGGAGCAGAAGTGAAATACCCAGACCGTCAACACCTGGGCTCATCGACCTAATGACAAGCCATGGTGGGCCACCGGTTGCCAACATCGCATATTCACACTTACAGCCAGAACCTCGCAGCGCCCCACCAAACCAAAGTCGACTAGGGCATGGCACCAGTGACGGTGATGAGAACGACGATAACGTACCTGATGAGAGAGGGTTAGTGATGGATCTTTCGGTTCAGTCACGCCTCCCCGTGCCTACATTGGAAGGGTTCAGGACTCAAATCGCTCAGCTAAATCCCCGACTTCAACCGGCACTACTTGACCGCTTTGCCAACGAGCAAGTTCGCCGCTATAAGAAGTTGGTGGAAAACAAATTCACTCATACCTGTGCGGTTAGCGAGAAGGGCTGTGCTTCAGGCAAATTTTGCTTTGCCCAGGGCGGCGAAGCCCTGCTGTTGACGCCTCGTGCAGGCCCGCAGGATTCAGAAACCCCCCATACTCAATTCCAAATCCCTGGGCATGGTGAGGCAGGCGATGATTCTCCAGCCCTCGGGGAAAGCGCTGTCACTGCAGCACAGTTCCCTCCGGGGGTCCCTTTGCCGCCAGTCAAACGGCTCCCAGCGGAGTTTGAATGCCCGATATGCTTCCAGGTGAAGAAGTTTCAAAAGCCATCGGATTGGACCAAGCATGTCCACGAAGATGTGCAGCCGTTCACCTGTACTTTTGCTCATTGTAGCGAACCCAAATCATTCAAACGAAAGGCTGACTGGGTCCGACATGAGAGCGAACGGCATAGACAACTAGAATGGTGGACCTGTTCGGAGCCCGATTGCAACCATACTTGTTTCCGAAAGGATAACTTTGTGCAGCATCTTGTCCGCGAGCACAAGATGCCAGAGCCCAAGGTAAAGAAAACGAAAGCCAAAGGATTATCCAAACATCCGGTAGATCCGAATTCCCCCGAAGTGCTGGCAGAGATCCAGCGAGAGCGCGAGATTGAGCAGCTCTGGAACCTTGTGGAGCAATGTCGACATGACAATCCGAAGGGGCCAAAGGATGAGCCGTGCCGGTTCTGTGGTAACGTCTGCAGCAGTTGGAAAAAGCTTACGGTGCATTTAGCCAAACACATGGAGCAGATCGCGATGCCCGTGTTAGCTCTCGTCAACGAACGGGATCTATCGTCCAACCTGGGACCAGGTTCTACTGGCAAGGGCGATCTTGGCTCCGAGCCAGAATCGATCTCGCGCGAAACCACCAATTTTGCGCCCAATCTGAACGGGGTCCAAGCCAGGGCAGACATGTCCATAGGCTACACGCAGGCAACATACCCAGGTCATGACGTTGGGCAATCTGACGGGCTTGGGGTCCCTTTCAGCTCCACCGGCGTTCCCCACTTTACCACCATGTCAGGCGCGTTCATATCCGCCGAGCCTGAGCCGATGGACGCGTACGATGAGTATAGTGTGCAGGTGGGACTGCAGCCAGGGGGGCCCATGGACCAGTCGCGGCTCATGCCTATGCACCAGAACTCAGTGACATATCCTCCCCCTTTCAACGCCGGGCCACGCCCTCGGGTCTCCAATCAGGATATGAGCGTATTACAAGAATCGTATAATTTCTCCATGTCTCCCACGGAGATGCAGCCGACCTATGACCCCCAGTACATGTCATCCACGGGGGAAAATGGCTATGTCTGCCAAGGGACTGTGGCACCCACCATGCCATTCACTGCGCCCGAGGCCTACCCAAACCAACTGTAG